A genomic window from bacterium Unc6 includes:
- a CDS encoding histidine--tRNA ligase, protein MEKLKMQNSIIRRIKGTDDILPREVNEWSNIEGCARKTFSIYRYQEIRTPVLEQTGLFVRGVGSETEIVQKQMYTFQDRAARNISLRPEGTAPIIRAYLENQIGLNGSLVKVFYIQPMFRAERPQAGRNRQFHQIGAEAIGSYSPLLDVEMIALNRSVLLSFGIEDFIIKLNSVGCKEDKEKYSKILYEHISAKQEFLCSDCKARLNQNPLRILDCKVPKCREIVKGSPPLILIQCKECKDHYENLKQGLSALNIRYEQDNHLIRGLDYYTKTVFEIVHSRLGSQDTISAGGRYDNLVEELGGKPTGCCGFAIGVERVIILRKVLNISLQEKISALTFIATIDEDGRLKGLSLSEAIRRFSMPVAMDFQGRSLKSQMRYANKLGARWVIIIGEDEMKNNCVTIKLMTDGVQETLPFDVHKIVEKLKG, encoded by the coding sequence GTGGAAAAATTAAAAATGCAGAATTCAATAATAAGACGAATTAAGGGAACTGATGATATACTGCCCAGAGAGGTCAATGAATGGTCAAATATTGAAGGGTGTGCCCGTAAGACTTTTTCAATATATAGATATCAGGAAATAAGAACACCTGTTTTAGAACAGACCGGACTTTTTGTAAGAGGAGTGGGATCAGAAACAGAAATTGTCCAGAAACAGATGTACACATTTCAGGACAGGGCAGCAAGAAACATATCCTTAAGACCAGAAGGCACCGCACCCATAATAAGAGCATACCTTGAAAATCAGATTGGTCTAAATGGTTCTCTTGTAAAAGTTTTTTATATACAACCTATGTTTAGAGCAGAAAGACCACAGGCAGGAAGAAACAGACAATTCCATCAGATAGGAGCAGAAGCAATAGGCTCGTATAGTCCTCTTCTTGATGTTGAAATGATTGCTCTGAACCGTTCAGTATTGTTGTCGTTCGGTATTGAAGATTTTATAATAAAATTAAATAGTGTTGGTTGCAAGGAAGATAAAGAAAAGTATTCCAAAATTTTATATGAACACATCTCTGCAAAACAGGAATTTCTCTGTTCGGATTGCAAGGCAAGGTTAAACCAGAATCCGCTACGGATACTTGATTGCAAGGTTCCCAAGTGTAGGGAGATTGTAAAAGGGTCGCCTCCTCTTATTTTAATCCAGTGTAAAGAATGTAAAGATCATTATGAAAACTTAAAGCAGGGCCTGTCCGCATTAAATATAAGGTATGAACAGGATAATCATCTTATAAGAGGACTTGACTATTATACAAAGACTGTGTTTGAGATTGTGCATAGTAGACTCGGTTCACAGGATACCATATCTGCTGGGGGCAGATATGATAACCTTGTTGAAGAATTAGGCGGAAAACCCACAGGGTGTTGTGGATTTGCAATAGGTGTAGAAAGAGTTATAATTTTAAGAAAAGTTCTTAACATATCCTTGCAAGAAAAAATATCTGCTCTTACATTTATAGCAACAATAGATGAGGATGGGCGCCTGAAAGGACTTTCACTATCTGAGGCAATAAGAAGGTTTTCAATGCCCGTAGCAATGGATTTTCAAGGAAGGAGTTTGAAATCACAGATGAGGTATGCAAACAAACTGGGCGCAAGATGGGTAATAATCATAGGGGAAGATGAAATGAAAAATAATTGTGTTACGATAAAATTGATGACAGATGGAGTACAGGAAACACTACCGTTTGATGTCCATAAAATTGTTGAAAAATTAAAAGGATAA